The proteins below are encoded in one region of Chitinophagales bacterium:
- a CDS encoding STAS domain-containing protein: protein MKLTLDKKERLCHVRLHEEKLLSTLAPQLKSELVYLNTEGYRNIILDLSEVQFIDSSGLSSLLVGNRLCKESNGTFVLTGLSPQVAKLIKISQLEPILNIVPTVSESVDYVMMEELDRDLRN from the coding sequence ATGAAGCTAACCTTAGATAAAAAAGAAAGATTGTGCCATGTGCGCTTACACGAAGAGAAGCTACTGAGTACACTTGCTCCTCAGCTAAAAAGCGAATTGGTGTATTTGAATACCGAAGGTTACCGCAATATTATTTTAGATTTAAGTGAAGTTCAATTTATTGATTCTTCCGGCTTAAGCTCGCTCTTGGTTGGCAATAGGCTTTGTAAGGAATCGAATGGCACATTTGTGCTAACAGGATTAAGCCCGCAGGTGGCTAAACTCATAAAAATTTCGCAGTTAGAACCTATCTTAAATATTGTACCTACCGTGAGTGAATCGGTAGATTATGTAATGATGGAAGAACTCGACCGCGATTTGAGAAACTAA
- a CDS encoding ATP-dependent Clp protease ATP-binding subunit: MEAKFSPKVKEVIGYSREEALRLNHDFIGIEHLMLGLIRDGEGVAIKALRTLNVDPIKLRNRLETSIKDKTAKGVFNPTSVPLTKQAERILKITVLEAKLMKSDVISTEHLLLSILKNKDNIVSNILLEYYVDYTAFKAEVETMLSNISDYEISLPKMETPNEPSDEEFDEERSRGYNQPPAGKKPGSTKSKTPVLDNFGRDVTHLAEEGNLDPIVGRENEIERVSQILSRRKKNNPILIGEPGVGKTAVVEGLALRIIQKKVSRVLFGKRIVMLDLAALVAGTKYRGQFEERMKAIMNELEKNRDVILFIDEIHTIVGAGGATGSLDASNIFKPALARGELQCIGASTLDEYRQYIEKDGALDRRFQRVMIDPPSPEEAVQILTNIKPKYEEYHNVSYSKEAVDACVKLSTRYITDRFLPDKAIDVMDEVGARVHLKNIHVPKNILELEKQVEDIKNEKNQVVKSQKYEEAARLRDTEKRLLEELERAKTQWDEESKSKRYPVSEEDIAEVVAMMTGIPVSKVAQSESNKLLNMSQDLKGSVIGQDEALLKVTKAIQRNRVGLKDPKKPIGTFIFLGPTGVGKTELAKAIARYMFDSEESLIRIDMSEYMEKFSISRLIGAPPGYVGYEEGGQLTERVRRKPYSVVLLDEIEKAHPDVFNLLLQVFDDGILTDSLGRKVDFKNTLIIMTSNIGARDLKEFGTGVGFATKAKTEQSDDMAKNVISKALKRTFSPEFLNRIDDVVIFNSLEKDSIHKIIDIALKDVVKRLKDLGFEIKLTDAAKDFLSEKGYDPAYGARPLHRAIQKYLEDPLAEEILKAAAKAGDTFIVDINSEATGLTISTKTPKKKAESEA; this comes from the coding sequence ATGGAAGCAAAATTTTCACCAAAGGTAAAAGAAGTAATAGGCTATAGCCGCGAGGAAGCCTTACGCTTGAACCACGATTTTATTGGAATAGAGCATTTAATGTTGGGGTTAATTCGCGATGGAGAAGGTGTGGCCATAAAAGCACTGCGCACACTAAATGTAGATCCTATTAAACTGCGCAACAGGCTCGAAACTTCCATAAAAGATAAAACAGCCAAAGGCGTGTTTAATCCCACATCGGTGCCACTTACCAAGCAAGCCGAAAGAATACTGAAAATTACAGTGTTGGAAGCTAAGTTGATGAAAAGTGATGTTATTAGCACGGAACATTTGCTGCTCTCTATTCTTAAAAATAAAGACAATATAGTTTCTAATATCCTATTGGAATACTATGTAGATTACACAGCATTTAAAGCAGAGGTAGAAACCATGCTTTCAAATATTTCCGATTACGAGATTTCATTACCTAAAATGGAAACGCCCAACGAACCTTCAGATGAAGAGTTTGACGAGGAACGCAGCAGAGGATACAATCAGCCTCCGGCTGGCAAAAAACCGGGTAGCACCAAATCCAAAACTCCGGTATTAGATAACTTTGGGCGCGATGTTACCCACTTGGCAGAAGAAGGCAACTTAGACCCAATTGTAGGACGCGAAAATGAAATAGAGCGCGTGTCGCAAATACTTTCGCGCAGAAAGAAAAACAACCCAATACTAATTGGCGAACCCGGAGTAGGAAAAACCGCAGTAGTAGAAGGTTTGGCATTGCGCATCATTCAAAAGAAAGTGAGCAGAGTTCTTTTCGGAAAAAGAATTGTAATGCTAGATTTGGCAGCATTGGTTGCAGGTACTAAATACAGAGGGCAGTTCGAAGAGCGCATGAAAGCAATCATGAACGAACTGGAAAAAAACCGCGATGTAATTCTTTTTATAGATGAAATACACACCATTGTGGGTGCAGGCGGAGCCACCGGCTCATTAGATGCTTCCAATATCTTTAAACCCGCTTTAGCACGCGGAGAATTGCAATGCATAGGGGCTTCTACATTAGATGAATACCGCCAATATATAGAGAAAGACGGAGCCTTAGACAGGCGCTTTCAACGTGTAATGATAGACCCACCTTCGCCAGAAGAAGCCGTGCAAATACTCACCAACATTAAGCCTAAGTACGAAGAATACCACAACGTATCGTACTCCAAAGAAGCCGTAGATGCATGTGTGAAATTAAGCACACGCTACATTACCGATCGCTTCTTGCCGGATAAAGCCATAGACGTAATGGATGAAGTAGGAGCAAGAGTACACCTTAAAAACATACACGTTCCTAAAAACATACTTGAGTTAGAAAAACAAGTAGAAGATATTAAGAACGAAAAGAACCAAGTTGTAAAGAGCCAAAAATACGAAGAAGCAGCCCGTTTACGCGATACCGAAAAGCGCTTATTGGAAGAATTAGAACGCGCCAAAACCCAGTGGGATGAGGAGTCTAAATCTAAGCGCTATCCGGTAAGCGAAGAAGATATTGCCGAAGTGGTGGCCATGATGACCGGTATTCCGGTAAGCAAAGTTGCCCAAAGCGAAAGCAATAAGCTCTTGAATATGTCGCAAGACCTAAAAGGCTCGGTAATTGGGCAAGACGAAGCCTTGCTGAAAGTTACCAAAGCCATACAGCGTAACCGAGTTGGGCTTAAAGATCCCAAGAAACCAATCGGAACTTTTATTTTCTTAGGACCAACAGGCGTGGGGAAAACAGAGTTGGCAAAAGCCATTGCACGCTACATGTTCGATAGCGAAGAATCGCTCATAAGAATAGATATGAGTGAATACATGGAAAAATTTAGTATCAGCAGACTTATTGGTGCGCCTCCGGGATATGTAGGTTACGAAGAAGGCGGGCAATTAACAGAGCGAGTACGCAGAAAGCCATATTCCGTAGTACTTTTAGATGAAATTGAAAAAGCACATCCCGATGTATTCAACCTATTGTTGCAAGTATTCGATGATGGAATTCTTACCGATTCGCTCGGCAGAAAAGTAGATTTTAAGAACACGCTCATCATTATGACTTCTAATATCGGTGCCCGCGATTTAAAAGAATTTGGCACCGGAGTGGGTTTTGCAACCAAGGCCAAAACAGAACAAAGTGACGATATGGCTAAAAATGTAATTTCAAAAGCATTGAAGCGCACATTCTCACCGGAGTTTTTGAATAGAATAGATGATGTTGTAATCTTCAATAGTCTTGAAAAAGACAGCATCCACAAAATAATTGATATTGCATTAAAAGATGTGGTAAAACGCCTGAAAGACTTAGGTTTTGAAATTAAATTAACCGATGCCGCTAAAGACTTTTTATCAGAAAAAGGTTACGATCCGGCTTATGGAGCGCGCCCTTTGCATCGCGCCATTCAAAAGTATTTGGAAGACCCGCTTGCCGAAGAAATTTTAAAAGCAGCTGCCAAAGCAGGCGATACATTTATTGTAGATATAAATTCTGAAGCAACAGGATTAACCATTAGCACTAAAACGCCTAAGAAGAAAGCAGAAAGCGAAGCATAA